The genomic stretch CAAAAAAAATACAATGATGTTATTACAAATTATAGAAAACCAGCAGCAGGATGTTAATACATTATTATTAATCGTATTGACTATTTTAATGATCGGTAGAGCAATAGATAAATATTTCGATAACACTAAAAAGTAAAATACTATGGATAAAAATTTATGTAAAAAAGCTGTGGATTTTGTATGTGATTTAGAAGGTTTTAAGGAATATGCGTACAAAGATAGCGGAGGTGTATGGACTGTAGGTTATGGTCAGACATATTTTAGCGGTGGTAAAAAAGTGATGCAATATGATAAAATTGGAAAAACTGAAAGTATATTATTTGTACAAAAAAAAGTAGAAAAAATTTATTATAATATCGTTAAGAGAATTAATAGAACATTGCCAGAGAATCAATA from Chryseobacterium indoltheticum encodes the following:
- a CDS encoding lysozyme, translated to MDKNLCKKAVDFVCDLEGFKEYAYKDSGGVWTVGYGQTYFSGGKKVMQYDKIGKTESILFVQKKVEKIYYNIVKRINRTLPENQYVALISFVYNVGETAFNRSTLLKFINMNREKIEIISEFKNWVYVKGVFVQGLLNRRLKESSLYFQEKIGELF